A stretch of Candidatus Symbiobacter mobilis CR DNA encodes these proteins:
- the rplL gene encoding 50S ribosomal protein L7/L12 — protein sequence MSFDKQAFLTALDSMTVMELNDLVKAIEEKFGVSAAAMAAPAAAGAAPAAVVEEKTEFNVVLQEIGANKVSVIKAVRELTGLGLKEAKDLVEAAPKNVKEGVSKADGEAAVKKLVEAGAKAELK from the coding sequence ATGTCATTCGATAAACAAGCATTTTTGACCGCTCTCGACAGCATGACGGTCATGGAACTCAACGATCTGGTCAAGGCCATCGAAGAGAAGTTCGGCGTCAGCGCAGCCGCGATGGCCGCGCCTGCAGCCGCTGGGGCGGCCCCAGCGGCCGTCGTCGAGGAAAAGACCGAGTTCAACGTCGTATTGCAAGAAATCGGCGCCAACAAGGTGTCTGTCATCAAGGCGGTTCGTGAACTTACCGGGCTGGGGCTCAAGGAAGCCAAGGACCTCGTCGAAGCTGCGCCCAAGAACGTCAAGGAAGGCGTTTCCAAGGCCGACGGCGAAGCAGCGGTCAAGAAGCTCGTCGAAGCGGGCGCCAAGGCCGAACTCAAGTGA
- the rplJ gene encoding 50S ribosomal protein L10 produces MGLSKSEKESVISEVSRLVTGSQTVVLAEYRGVSVADMTRLRANARSAGVALSVVKNTLARKAVQGSVFEPLSSLMKGPLLYGFSSDAVAAAKVVTEFAKQQPKFIVQGGAYQGTLLNVEGVQQLANIPSREVLLGQLLGLMQSPISGLARVLSAVAESRAEATAAPAA; encoded by the coding sequence TTGGGATTAAGCAAAAGTGAAAAGGAATCCGTAATCAGCGAGGTATCTCGCCTGGTTACCGGTTCCCAAACGGTCGTGCTTGCCGAGTACCGGGGGGTATCGGTGGCAGATATGACCCGATTGCGTGCGAATGCGCGCAGTGCTGGGGTGGCGCTCAGCGTCGTCAAAAACACCTTGGCTCGCAAAGCGGTGCAAGGGAGTGTGTTCGAGCCTTTGTCCAGCCTGATGAAAGGCCCGTTGTTGTACGGTTTTTCGTCCGATGCCGTGGCTGCTGCCAAGGTCGTGACGGAATTCGCGAAGCAGCAGCCCAAGTTCATCGTGCAAGGTGGCGCTTACCAAGGCACGCTGCTCAATGTGGAAGGGGTGCAGCAGCTCGCCAATATTCCCTCGCGGGAAGTGTTGCTTGGTCAGTTGCTGGGGCTGATGCAATCGCCGATCTCCGGGTTGGCTCGCGTGCTGTCTGCGGTGGCGGAATCGCGTGCGGAAGCTACCGCAGCACCGGCAGCCTAG